In the genome of Fimbriimonadia bacterium, the window TTGGCGGGCACGCCGGGGACCGTCTTCAGCATTCCAACGAACATCGGCCCCTATACCACCGTGGTCTATGATGGCTTCATACCTAACACGCCTATCACCGGCACGATAGACCCAGGAGCCATCGTGAAAATCATTCCTGTCGCGACGGTGTATGGGAACGTGAATAGGCAGTTCTACCTCGGCGGTGCGGGAATGACCGGCACGTTAGAGTTTCGCGATCCCGACACACTGACTGTGTTGCACTCGCAACCTATCACCCTCGACGCCTCGGGTAACTACGCTGCCACGACCGTGCCCGTCGGCACGTATGACGTTGCACTCAAGTTGCACAACTGGCTGCGTCAGGTGTTGGAGGACGTGGTTATCACCGACCCTAGCACCAGTGGCGTCAACTTCACGGTGGTCAATGGTGATGCGAACGGTGACAACGCTGTGGACCTAATCGATCTCAACTGGATTATGGTGAACTTCGGACAGCCGGGCCAGGTGATGGGGAACCTGAACTGGGACGGGCTGGTGGACATCCTGGACATGAACATCAACATGGTCAACTTCGGTCTCGTGGGTGCTCCATAGCAAGGGCGTGCGGGACCTGCGAGGTGGGCGCGACCTCGCGCAAAGCGGGCGGACACCCCAGACGGTGTCCGCCCAGCCAACAGGTTCCGCGTCGGCGAAACTGGGCGATCCGGACCCGACTCGGGCCTACACTTCGAAGCGTGTGGCTACCCTCGGAATGCGCAGTTCCACCCACCTTTCTGAGCCATTGAGCGAACTCCGGACCGAGCGCCCTTTCTACGTTCGGTGTGACTCTTATCGCACCCATTGCTAACCGGGGCCTCGCTCCGACTTCCATGCAACTCGCGTTCCAGTCTCCAGTTACTTGGCCCGAGGCTGAGGAGCTCCGCGAGGAAGCGACGGGGCTGCCCCAAGGAGAGCCGGGCTGGCCGCCCGATTGCGGGCGACGGCGTCAAGCAATGTCGAGAAAAAGCCCTAAAAATATTAGACAATATCTTGACATCCTGAGCGGTCTCGCGGATAATAGGCTCTAACGCAAGGACTCTGCCATCGAAGGTTTGGAGAGCCCAACTTAGGGGAAAGTTGATGAATCGTTTCGTTCGCATGATCAGCGCGCTGACGCTTGCGGTCGGGCTGACCGTGGCGGCACTTGCCAGCAACGCGTCTCTCTATGTCGTTCACGGCATCAATGGCGGAGACCTCGGGCTAGACGAGGCTCTGCCCGTCGACGTTTATGTGAACGATAGCCTGGCAATACCTGGCTTCACCTTCAAGGCGGTGGTTGGTCCGCTGTCGCTGCCTGCGGGTTCTTACGATATAGCCATCAAGCTCGCAAACACCGACATCACTGTCATCGAGGCGACGGTTCCGTTCGCTTCGGGTGAGAACGCCACAGTGATCGCGCACCTAACTGAAGGTGGCGCACCAACCGCATCTAAGTTTACGAACAACGTTTCGCTTCCGGGTTTCTTCCGGAGCCGTGTTATCGTCCACCACACCGCGGCTGCTCCTGCAGTGGACGTATATCTGAAGCGCCTTCCCTTCTTCAGCCCGCTCGTCGTTCAGGACTTCGCGAACGGCGAGCAGGCTTCTGCGCTCATAGGCTCGGGCATCTACCGGCTGTGGCTGACTCCCGCTGGGACCACGACTCCCGTACTCGGTCCGGCCACCGCGCTGTTCATTCCTCGCACGACGTATCTCGTGTACGCTGTTGGCACAATCAACGACACGCGCAACTCGCTCGACCTGATCGTCATCCCGGTCAAATTCGGGCGCTAGGTACGACTGCACCTTCTGGGCCCCGGCCGAGCGAGGCGGCCGGGGCCTTCTTCTCACTCGGATCGGGCACACAGCTGAAACGGGCTCCAATATGCCCCGATTCGCCGCGCCAGCGGGAGCAGCACGGCCAATTCGGCTGTCATTGTAGGGTAGAGTGCTTTGCCCCTGAAGGCTGCTCGATGGCCGCCAGACCCTACGAGCCACCCTGGCGGCAGTAGACCTAGCGAACAGGAGCGATCTATCGATGCAACGCCTTCTACACATTGCGGCCTTGACGGCCCTGGTCATGACCGCCTTCGGGCAGGCCGTAAGCACGCAGACCCCTCGCGTCTACGCCATCAACTACAACCCTTGGCTCGAGGCCTTTAATCAGCGGCTCCACAGCAAGTGTGGATGGAACAACCCCGCTACGCTCAACAACTCGTACATCGCGGACATGCGTAACTCCAGCCACAACATACTCGACTATCGCCTCTCGGGCAGCGTGGACGTGGACGAGTTCCCGCTCAAGTCGGACGGCTTCCGGTACACCGACGAGAGCTACATCGCCTGCTGGCAGACATGGAGCGGCTGGCACACGCCCGACGGCGTAGACTACAAGATGATCGCGCGAAACTTCGATCTGGCTCGACGGGTGGACTTCGGCGAGATCGACGAGGTGTTCGTTCAGGGGGCGCCATATTTCGGCTATTGGGAATCGACCATGGCCGGCTACGGTGGCTACTGGTGCAACTCTGGACCACAGCAACGCATCGCTTCCGCACGTATCTTCGTGATGATGGGGTTCAACTTCGAGCGCGGTGTGGACTGCATGCTAGAGGACTATGGGCACCGCACCGAGTCCATCATGAGGGTCGTGTACGGAAGTTGGCAGCCCGTAAAGACTCATATGTGGAACCGCTTTACACTGTATGACAAGCAGCTCCCCGGGGAAGCGGGCTGCGGCAATGTGCACTACGCACCTAACAGTCAGAGTGACTACGATTGGGGAAATCCGACCTACGTGTGGAGTTATTGCGACGACTTTCTCTACAACTACCCGAACCTCGTTGACCAGAAGAAATGGGTGAACTGCGCGGAATGGGGCGGCGGCGACATGCGATTGCACCACATTTGGTGGTTCAAGCATATCCCTCACGTAGAGGGAAGCCTAACCGAATACGGCATGACACGGCTGAACAATTGGTGGGAGTACCTTCAGAACTTCAACTCTTACACAGAGAGTGGAGGCAACCATGTGCCCGGTGGAACTCCTCCCTCTTCCCAACCCTATCCGAATCAACCCACATTTATATCGCGCCCCGGTGACGATTGGAGGCCACAGATCAACCGGAACGACCGCATCGTCTGGGCTGGGCATGACGGCATGGACACAGAGATCTTTTCCTCCAACGCCGATGGGACGGGCTTCGTACAGATCACCTCGAACAGTCAGGCGGACGAGATGCCTCAAATCAACGATTCAGGCAAGATCGTCTGGCAATCTTTCGATGGTCGCGATTTCGAGATCTACACGGCGAACGCCGATGGCACGGATGTCCATCGTATCACCGACAACGCAGTTCAGGACCTGCACCCCGCAATCAGTGATACCGGACGAATCGTGTGGGAGCAGTTCGACGGTACGGACTACGAGATCTACTCCGCAAACGCCGACGGAAGTGACCTGGTTCGCATCACGAATCGCTCCGGCTCGGGAAGGCCATTAGACGACATGTGGCCACGGATAAACGCTAATAACCGCGTCGTGTGGATGGGGTTCGATGGCACCCGCTGGCAGATATACAGCGCCAACGCGGACGGCAGTGGGCTGGTCAACATAACCAATAACACCTATGACAGCGAATACCCGCAGATCAGTGATGCCGGCAAGGTAGTGTGGCAGACCTGGAGGAGCGATAGCAACTGCGAGATCTACGCAGCCAATGCCTCGGGTGGGAACGTGACACGCCTCTCCAACAACTCCGTTCAGGACTGGTGGCCACAGGTGAACTCCGCGGGTACGGTCGTGTGGATGCAGATGGACGCCTCGAATCGATGGCAGATACGGCGTGGCTCGGTGGATAGCACCACCTCGACGGCTTTGACGAGCAGCACCACACACAACCAACACCCGAAGATTGACGACGACGGACGGATCGTGTGGCAGGGATACGATGGGAGTAGGTGGCAGATCTATCAATACATGAACGGCGTGATCAGCAAGGTGTCGAATTACGACTATGACAACAAAGCACCCACTATCGCCACCGGCTCCTACATCGTTTGGCACGGTGAAAGGGGTGCGTCATCTGCCGGGCCTACCACCGACATTCATGCCGCAGCGCCGCCATTCCTCATCCACGGGAAGGTAACGCTCGGTCACTATGCCACTTCGCCTGCGGGAGTAGTCGTGCACTTCACGGTGCGTGAGGAGCAGGGTGGTGCACTGATTACCGAGCGGGACATCCCGCTGGATGCACAAGGGAACTACGCGTTCTCGTGCCCATTCACTGGCAACGTGCGCGTTAGCGCAGAGGGCCTGCACTGGCTGCGTCAGTCGCACACGGCAACACTGGACGCAGCGGGGCTCGAGCTGGACTTCACACTGGTCAATGGCGACGCGCTGAAGGATGGAAGCATTGACACCGGCGACCTGAACCGCCTCTTCATAGAATGGGCCATGAGCAGCGCAGCGGCGGACCTCGACGGTAGCGGTTGGGTGGACCTGGGTGACCTAAACATCGTCTTGGTGAACTTCGGCCTACAGTCCGATCCGTAGCTTGCGCCGTCGTACGCGCCACGGCATGCAACCCGCACTGTTGCCGGTTCGCATCCCCCATGCCCAAACTCGGCGGGTAAGGAACGGGGGTGTATGACAACTCGAATCGAATGGCGGGAAGCCCGTGAGGACAGCATCCCAACGACATCTTGTGTAAGCGAACGAGAACCCAGATGTTTTCAAAAGAATGAAAACTTCCCTCGCGTTCGGCAATGCTCCGCTGGTTTCCGGACTGCGCGAACCTGCTTGTGCCTTTGACAGCGACCGACTGCGATGCATTCAAAGCGAGCAGGCTCGCGCACTCCCAAACTGCGCTGCCTATCGCTCGAACGGCGGTGGCTCCGGAGGGAACCAGGGGCTGATGCTGCCCAGCAGGTCTAGGTTGTAGAAGGTCAAGACGTAGCGCGACGGCTTTGGCGGGTCGGACGGGCCGAAGGGAGGACGGTCCTGAGGCCCCATCATCGGCGGCTCGTCGGGCTCGTCGCCCGGTTCGCCCGGACCCACCTCGATGCCCGGCTCACCGGGAATCGCCACGTCCATCGCACCCATCATGCCGCGCATCAGGTCCGGTGGCAGAACGTACGCCACGAGATATGTCTTCTCTCCGATGCGGACCGTGTCTCCTTTCGTGTAAGCGGGCGGGAATGCCGGCCCACCCATACCCCCTGCAACTCCAACGAACATCGCCATCAGAGCCGACATTCCGCTGCCTGCCTCGATCTGCACCGGCATGTAGTCGGCTTCTCCCTGTTCCGCCGTGATGAACTTGGGGTACTTCGAACCCGAGAGCAGCTCACGGATGGTGCCTTCCTGCGCCTGAACCGCCGCGCAGGCAGTTGATAACAGCAACGTTGTCCACAATCTCATCCCTATGACCTCCAATTCACTCCCCGGCACGTGATGCCAGTAGTGCTAAAGTATTCGGCGCGACAGGACACGCCTCCCTGACCTATCCAGAAGTGAGTTCGCGCCCCGGCAATGCCGGGGCGCGAACAGCGAGACCCAATCAGCGTCGAACTGCGGCTTACGGGGTGTCGCCCGTTTTGCCGAAGTTGATCAAGATGCTGTTCAGGTCGGAGATGTTGACAGCATTGTCGCCGTTTGCGTCACCGCGAACCAGCGGGAAGGTGACGGCGGCGCTGAAGGAGACGGGATCGGGGGTCACCGTAAGCTTCTTGCCGAGGAAGCCGTTGAACGGCATGACTGTGACCTCATAGGGGCCGCTGCTCATGAACGGCAGCATGAACCACCGGTTCACCTGTCCTGTGCCGTCCTCACCGTAGACGGTAACCACATCATAGTAGATAGGCTTGTTGGGGTCGTTCGGATCCGCTACAGCCACCCACAGTTTGTTCATGGCTCCAGTCAGTACTGGGCCGATCGAGCCATACTCACCGCCCAGCTCACACACAAGCGCATAGCGGCCGCGAAACTCATATGCCACGTTTGCCAACGGATATGGGTTGAACCAAGCGCACCCTCCCGTCCCTGGGTTGTACCAGCGGTTCTGGCTGTCGGAGCCCGAGCTCTGGTACGGATAGTTGGAGAACTGGAAGACCGAGTGCACGCCGAGCGGCACGCCGACCACGTCGCCAGCCGCAAGGATCGGTCCTGTCGTTCCGCCTGCACCGAAGGTCTGGTTGTAGTACCGGTGCTCGACCCATACGTGCCCGGGGGCGATGAACGAGCTGGCTCCGAGGGTGATCTGGACGATCCACGAGTAGGTGCTGTCCTGCGGGAGCCCGGTTACAGTAACGAACCCGATGGCCAAGCCGGCAACCCCGCGGCAGCCACCCTCGATGATCTCGGCACGATCATCGTTGGAGCCGATGCCGCCGGGGGCCGTACCATCGAAGAAGGTGAAGTCAACGTCCACAGTATCGGATGGGCCTGCACCACTGTTGTCGAAGTACCAAATTGCCATCTCGGTGACATAGGCCGGTGCGGGAAAACCGATGCCGTCCTGTCGGCTGGGTCCCGCGGTGCTGAAGTAGCCACTGCTCTTCATCACGCTGTAAAGGGGTAGCTGGGGAGCAGCCTGCATGTTGACACCGGGCGCCGACACAACGCGACCGATCCCGTCTGCCCCTACCTCGGCATAGACGACCCGTGGCTGCACGCCTTCAGGTATGCGCTGGGCGACGTCCCACTCCTGGGCCGGTGCGACTGTGAAGGCCGAGCCCAGAGCGATCAGGGCTAAGGCTCTCATGGTCTTGATGTCCATCCTTTCGTCTCGATTTGCGGCCTTCGGGGAAGGCCGCCTGCCGACATTCTATCAAGGGTTTGGCCCATTGTCCAGGAACGGCGCAATCTGTGGCGAAACTGCCCTAGATGAAGCTATCCGCTGGACAATGCGAAGTCAGGCTGACCGGAGTAGTCCTGGACAACGGCCTCACCCTGGACGAAGTCGTAGTCGAGACCGGCGACGTGAGTTATGAGGCCGACCGCCTAACCTTCGTGCTGCCTGGCCGAGCCACGATCTCGGCGCGCATGTCAGCCGAGTCCATCGTGAGTTTCGTGGTAGAGAACTCGCCTGATGCCGTGCAGGACCTGCAGGTAGTGTTGCAGGACGGAACGGTCAAAGTCTCGGCGAGGATGCAGGGGCTGCTGCCGCTGGGGGTCGAGGCGGTCGGCAGCCTGGAAGTCGTGCAAGGGACGCAGATCGCGTTTCACCCAAGCTCCGTGCGAGTGGCCGGCATGGGCGCGCCGGACGCGCTCGTCGAGCGAGTGTTGGAGAGCGTGAACCCGCTGCTCGACGTGTCGGCACTGCCCTTCCCCGTTCAGCTGCAGCGCGTGGAAGTGACGCCACGTGAGGTGCGTGTGCAGGCGTCCGGTGGGCCGATTCGGATTTCAAGAAGCGCTACTTGATCTCCTCGACCCAGTCCACCTTGGTCGCGGGCTCTGCGCTAGAGTAATCCCAGTTGTCGCAATCGAGTCGACGGCAGTAGAGCATCCGTTGCTCCCGGCCGTCCGGGGTCTCGACGTTCGCCATATGTGCGAACCGGCACTCCAGGCAGATCTCTGGCTGGAGTAGCTTCACAATCCTAAGTTCCCGGTTTCCCATCCCCCGAACCACCTTCCGCAGGAATTGTCGGATGGTTCATTCCGCCTCTTGCGTCTAGAACGGACTCGCCGGTTTGACGGGTCTTTGGCCGTGGGTTCGGCACGATTACGGTGGCGAGACGTCTAAGTCGGTAAGGAAACGGGGCTCTTCCGCCAGAATTTGCGGGCGGGTCTGGGTATTCTCACGGACGGAGGCTAGCTGTGACCGGTGGCGGAGTGATGCGCGCCACTCTAGCGACAACACTGGTTCTGACGCTTTCGGTCGCCACTCTTGCACAAACCGAGCGGGTGTCGGAGTTGCTCGTAGGAGAGGCGGGCATTGCCATGCCGAAGCTGCAGTGGCAAGGCATCGTGGCAGGAAGCGAACGCGTGCGACGGGGAGGGCTCCTACTGGTCGCGGGCCGCGATTACTTCGTCAATCCGGACCTCGGTTACATTCGCTTCGAACCCCCGTTGGCCCCCGGCGAGTCCGCTCTGATCGAGTACGAGATCGCCAAGGGTCGGTCTTCGCGCCAATCCGGCCGCACGCTCGTGCCCCTCGAAACCGACTTCTTAGCCACCAGCACTGCGAGACTGGGACTCGTTGCGCAGATGAGAGACGACCTCACGGGCTTTCTGGGACTGCGGGGCTCGTATCGCACGAGAGGCGGGTGGCAATGGACCTCCGGCTACTATTTCTCCGAGCGTGACCTCTCTGCTCCAGGATCGAGTTTCGTGCAGATGGATGTGGCTGGTGGGCTGCTCGGGGGCTCGCTCAAGGCTTCCTACCTCTCAGCGGGCGACCAGTTCGCCGGAGCCAAGGCGATGGGAGCCAAGGCCGGGACGGACGTGCTATCCGCCGATTGGCGGGCCAGAGGCGACCGCGGATCCGCCTACGCGACATTCCGGGAAGAAGAGACGACCACGGGGATTCAGCGGTCAGCCTACGGCGCAGGATTCGACGTCATGCTCGATCCGGAGCTCTCGTTCGCGGCCTCGCGCGGAGTGACCAGCGATGGCGGACGCACTCGAACACAAGACCGGCTCGGGCTAACCTACACGCCCTACCAGCCGATTACGTTCGGGGTGGACTGGCTCGGCGAGATGGGCACGGGCGGCAAGACGAGAGTACGGTTCGAAGCTACCGACCCAGTCGCTTCCCTCGCTGCTTCGCACACGGCTCCGGACCGTGGCGGGACGGGCGAAACGTCGGTCTCCGGCCAGGCTCGTGTCAGCCGCTCGGTACGGCTAGAGGCCTCGGCGATTACCGAGGGGGAAGTAACCGCTGCGGACACGAAGCTCTGGTGGCAACCCGTGTCTCGAATCGGGCTGGCGGGCACCTACTTCGCCGGAAGCGGCACCCCATTCGACGAAGCTGCGGGCGTGGAGCTGAAGTGGTCGCCGTTGCTTCCGGTCGAGTTCAGTGGCATGGGCAGGCGACGCGAGTCCCCCGACGGCGGAGAGCCTATCGACACACTCGTCATGCGGGTCACTTCGCAGCCCGTTCGGCCACTGGCGCTTCGGGCCGAGTACGCGGACCGACCAGAAGACAAGATGGGTATGCCGGAGGAGGTGCGCCGACGGGCCGCTGGGGCCGACTTGACCTTAGGCTCACTGGTGCTTGGCGGTACGTACGCGGAGAGCGCACCGCTCAGCGGCTCTACCGAACGCCGGAAGCTCGAACTGCAAAGCGGTGTCTTCTTCAATCGCTCGACATCGTTCCGGCTGCTCTACGCAGAAGAGGGGCTATTTGCCGACTCGCTTACAGGGTATCGGTCCTACGGCCTCGGCTTTCACAGTGCGCGTGGCTCGTTCCATATTTCGCTGGAGGGACGGATGAAAGACTAC includes:
- a CDS encoding DUF2993 domain-containing protein → MKLSAGQCEVRLTGVVLDNGLTLDEVVVETGDVSYEADRLTFVLPGRATISARMSAESIVSFVVENSPDAVQDLQVVLQDGTVKVSARMQGLLPLGVEAVGSLEVVQGTQIAFHPSSVRVAGMGAPDALVERVLESVNPLLDVSALPFPVQLQRVEVTPREVRVQASGGPIRISRSAT
- a CDS encoding DUF4397 domain-containing protein, which produces MNRFVRMISALTLAVGLTVAALASNASLYVVHGINGGDLGLDEALPVDVYVNDSLAIPGFTFKAVVGPLSLPAGSYDIAIKLANTDITVIEATVPFASGENATVIAHLTEGGAPTASKFTNNVSLPGFFRSRVIVHHTAAAPAVDVYLKRLPFFSPLVVQDFANGEQASALIGSGIYRLWLTPAGTTTPVLGPATALFIPRTTYLVYAVGTINDTRNSLDLIVIPVKFGR